Proteins encoded in a region of the Globicephala melas chromosome 1, mGloMel1.2, whole genome shotgun sequence genome:
- the MUC1 gene encoding mucin-1: MTPDIQAPFFFLLLLFLTVSATAESTSPQPSTSGTSSPTTSPASGSTAPTSPASTSAAPPIPSGTSPRATSGDSPPTTSPASGSAAPTSPASTSAAPTSPASGSTAPPISSGTSPRATSGDSPPTTSPASGSAAPTSPASGSTAPTSPASTSAAPPIPSGTSPRATSGDSPPTTSPASGSAAPTSPASGSTAPTSPASGSTAPTSPASTSAAPPIPSGTSPRATSGDSPPTTSPASDSAAPTSPASGSAAPTSPASTSAAPPIPSGTSPRATSGDSPPTTSPASGSAAPTSPASTSAAPTSPASGSTAPPISSGTSPRATSGDSPPTTSPASGSAAPTSPASGSTAPTSPASTSAAPPIPSGTSPRATSGDSPPTTSPASGSAAPTSPASGSAAPTSPASTSAAPPIPSGTSPRATSGDSPPTTSPASDSAAPTSPASGSAAPTSPASGSAAPTSPASGSTAPPTHSGTSPRATSGNSPPTTSPASSSVVITAHEGTSSKITMTQASKGTPSSVPSSYTPTVSASHITRTTASSTNQSIVPPYAPNSSSNKTSQQLPIRVSLFFLSFRITNLQFNSSLENPSTSYYQKLQRIISVLFVQTYKQEDFLGLSDIEFRPGSVVVKLTLVFREGTTAHDVERQFGQLAAAAVKCNLTISGVSVCDASFPSSAQSGSGVPGWGIALLVLVCVLVALAIIYLIALVVCQCRQKNDGQLDLFPIQDAYHPMSEYPTYHTHGRYVPPGSTKRSPFEEVSAGNGGSTLSYANLAATSANL, translated from the exons TCTCTGCTACAGCCGAAAGCACAAGTCCACAGCCTTCGACCAGTGGCACCTCATCTCCGAccaccagccctgcctcaggctcgactgcccccaccagccctgcctcaACCTCTGCTGCCCCTCCGATCCCCAGTGGTACCTCACCCCGGGCCACCAGTGGCGACTCACCTCCGAccaccagccctgcctcaggctcggctgcccccaccagccctgcctcaacctctgctgcccccaccagccctgcctcaggCTCAACTGCCCCTCCGATCTCCAGTGGTACCTCACCCCGGGCCACCAGTGGCGACTCACCTCCGAccaccagccctgcctcaggctcggctgcccccaccagccctgcctcaggctcgactgcccccaccagccctgcctcaACCTCTGCTGCCCCTCCGATCCCCAGTGGTACCTCACCCCGGGCCACCAGTGGCGACTCACCTCCGAccaccagccctgcctcaggctcggctgcccccaccagccctgcctcGGGCTCGACtgcccccaccagccctgcctcaggctcgactgcccccaccagccctgcctcaACCTCTGCTGCCCCTCCGATCCCCAGTGGTACCTCACCCCGGGCCACCAGTGGCGACTCACCTCCGACCACCAGCCCTGCCTCAGACTCGGCtgcccccaccagccctgcctcaggctcggctgcccccaccagccctgcctcaACCTCTGCTGCCCCTCCGATCCCCAGTGGTACCTCACCCCGGGCCACCAGTGGCGACTCACCTCCGAccaccagccctgcctcaggctcggctgcccccaccagccctgcctcaacctctgctgcccccaccagccctgcctcaggCTCAACTGCCCCTCCGATCTCCAGTGGTACCTCACCCCGGGCCACCAGTGGCGACTCACCTCCGAccaccagccctgcctcaggctcggctgcccccaccagccctgcctcaggctcgactgcccccaccagccctgcctcaACCTCTGCTGCCCCTCCGATCCCCAGTGGTACCTCACCCCGGGCCACCAGTGGCGACTCACCTCCGAccaccagccctgcctcaggctcggctgcccccaccagccctgcctcaggctctgctgcccccaccagccctgcctcaACCTCTGCTGCCCCTCCGATCCCCAGTGGTACCTCACCCCGGGCCACCAGTGGCGACTCACCTCCGACCACCAGCCCTGCCTCAGACTCGGCtgcccccaccagccctgcctcaggctctgctgcccccaccagccctgcctcaggctcggctgcccccaccagccctgcctcaggCTCGACTGCCCCTCCGACCCACAGTGGTACCTCACCCCGGGCCACCAGTGGCAACTCACCTCCGACCACCAGCCCTGCCTCAAGTTCAGTTGTCATTACAGCACATGAGGGCACCTCTTCCAAGATTACCATGACCCAAGCCAGCAAGGGCACTCCATCCTCAGTTCCCAGCTCTTATACTCCCACCGTTTCTGCCAGCCACATTACCAGGACAACCGCCAGCAGCACTAACCAGAGCATAGTACCTCCCTATGCTCCCAACTCCTCCAGTAATAAGACTTCTCAGCAGTTGCCTATTAGGGTCTCCCTGTTCTTCCTGTCTTTTCGCATTACGAACCTCCAGTTTAACTCTTCCCTGGAAAATCCCAGCACCAGCTACTACCAGAAGCTGCAGAGAATCATTTCTGTATTG TTTGTGCAGACTTATAAACAAGAGGATTTTCTGGGCCTCTCAGATATCGAGTTCAG GCCAGGATCTGTGGTGGTAAAATTAACCTTGGTCTTCCGAGAGGGGACCACTGCCCACGACGTGGAGAGACAGTTTGGTCAGCTTGCAGCAGCAGCAGTCAAATGTAACCTGACCATCAGTGGAGTTAGTG tGTGTGATGCAtcatttccttcctctgcccaGTCTGGGTCTGGGGTGCCTGGCTGGGGCATTGCCCTTCTGGTACTGGTCTGTGTTCTGGTTGCCCTGGCCATCATTTATCTCATTGCCCTG GTTGTGTGTCAGTGCAGACAAAAGAACGATGGGCAGCTGGACCTCTTTCCAATCCAAGATGCCTACCATCCTATGAGCGAGTACCCCACCTACCACACCCATGGGCGCTATGTGCCCCCTGGCAGTACCAAACGGAGCCCCTTTGAGGAG GTTTCTGCAGGCAACGGTGGCAGCACTCTCTCTTACGCGAACCTGGCAGCCACTTCCGCCAACTTGTAG